Part of the Faecalibacterium duncaniae genome, GCCGGGCATGGCGGTGTCTTCCGGGTAGCCCCCTAGTTCCAGTGCTTTGGCAATGACGGGGGAGAAATCCCGCTCTGGCCCGATGTGCGGGACACCGGGATAGGACACCACCGAGGTGGTGAACACCCGGTCGGCGTAGCTCTCCCGCAGGGGCATGATGCAGTTGGTGGTGAAGAGGATCGGGGCCGGGATGTCCTCAAACTCCCGCTGCTGGTTCTGCCAGGCTGTACCGAAGTTGCCCTTCAGATGCGGGTACTTCTGCTTCAGCTCCGGGTAGCCGTGGGCGGGGAGCATTTCCGAGTGGGTGTAGACGTGGATGCCTTTGCCCGCCGTCTGCTCCAGCAGGCACTTCATGTCGTAGAGGTCGTGGCCGGAAATGACGATGAACGGCCCTTTCTCGATGACGAGCGGCACCTCCACCGGCTCCGGCTGGCCGAAGGCCCCGGTGTTAGCGGCGTCCAGCAGCTCCATGCAGCGGTAGCTGGCCTTGCCGGTCTTCTGTACCAGTGCCCAGAGGGCGTCGATGGAGCATTCGCTGCCAACGGCCTGCAATGCTTCGCAGAAGAAGCGGTCCAGCTCCGGGTCGATGCGGCCCAGCACCCGCGCATGGTAATTGTACGCTGCCATGCCGCGCAGGCTGAACAGGACGAACGATTTCAGACTGCGGATGTCCTCGTCCGGCTCGTGCCAGAGGTTTGCCATGTCGTAGTCGAACCCGATGCCGGGGCAGGCCGCATGGATGCTCTCGGTCAGCTGGTCCACGGTCTGCGGGTCGAAGTTCACGTTGGTGATGGTGGTGAACAGCCCTTCCATCAGCAGAAGTGCCTGTTCCGGGGCGGGGGCCCGCCCCTCGCCGATGAGCTGGCTGGCGTAGGAGATGAGTGCACCGGTCAGGCGGTCCTGCGCCGCTGCCGTGTCCGCGCTTTTGCCGCAGACACCGGCCTTACCGGTACAGGCAGTGCAGTGCGCCGCCTGCTCGCATTGAAAACAAAACATCTGTTCGTCCATTTCAGAACCCTCTCTTCGCTTGATGTGGTCAGTATGGACGGGTTGGCGGGGCTTTATACAGGCCGCACGAGGGGCAGTCATGGAATGTCCGTTGACCCGCCGGGAAAAGCTCCCGGAGATGCGGCCAGCGAATAGATACAAAAAGAGCCGCGCTCTTGCGAACGCAGCTCTTGAAAATGCTTTGGAACAATTAGTAGGTGATGCCCTGTGCCATCATGGCGGTGGCCACCTTCAGGAAACCGGCGCAGTTTGCACCGACCATCAGGTTGCCCTCGGAACCGGCGGCAACGGAAGCGTCATAGGAAGCGTGGAAGATGCCCTCCATGATGCCCTTCAGCTTGGCATCCACTTCCTCAAAGCTCCAGCTCAGACGCTCGGAGTTCTGGCTCATCTCCAGGCCGGAGGTGGCCACGCCGCCGGCGTTGGCAGCCTTTGCGGGTCCGTACAGGACACCGTTGGACAGGTAGACCTCGATGGCCTCGGGCGTGCTGGGCATGTTTGCGCCCTCGCAGACAACGGTGCAGCCGTTCTTGACCAGAGCCTCAGCGGACTCCTTGTTGATCTCGTTCTGGGTCGCGCAGGGCAGGGCGATGTCGCAGGGGACAGTCCAGACCTTGGAGCAGTCGGCAACGTAGGTTACACCGGCGTGGGTCTCGGCATACTCCTTGATGCGGCCGCGGCGGACTTCCTTCAGCTCCTTGACGTAAGCCAGATCAATGCCGTTGGGGTCGTAGACGTAGCCGTTGGAATCGGACATGGTAACGACCTTTGCGCCCAGAGACTGAGCCTTCTGGCAGGCATAGATGGCAACATTGCCGGAACCGGAGATGACCACGGTCTTGCCCTCAAAGCTGTCGTTGCGCATACACTTCAGAGCCTCGGCGGTGAAGTAGCACAGGCCGTAGCCGGTGGCCTCGGTACGGGCCAGAGAGCCGCCGAAGGTCAGGCCCTTGCCGGTGAGCATACCGCCCTGGAAGCTGTTGGTCAGGCGCTTGTACTGGCCGAACATGTAGCCAACCTCGCGGCCGCCGACACCGATATCACCGGCGGGGCAGTCCACGAACTGGCCGATGTGGCGGTACAGCTCGGTCATAAAGCTCTGGCAGAAACGCATGACTTCCATGTCGCTCTTGCCATGGGGGTCAAAGTCAGAGCCGCCCTTGCCGCCGCCCATGGGCAGGGTGGTCAGGCTGTTCTTGAAGGTCTGCTCAAAGCCCAGGAACTTCAGGATGCCCTGGTTGACAGAGGGATGGAAGCGCAGACCGCCCTTGTAGGGGCCGATGGCGCTGTTGAACTGGACGCGGTAGCCGCGGTTCACCTGGACCTTGCCCTGATCATCGACCCAGGGCACACGGAAGGTGATGATGCGCTCGGGCTCGACCAGACGCTCGATCAGGCCAGCCTTCTCGTACTCGGGATGCTTCTCCACCACGGGCTGGATGCTCTCCAGCACCTCGCGGACAGCCTGCAGGAACTCAGGCTCATTGGCATTGCGCTGTGCAAGGCCATCGTAAACGCGCTTCAGGTATTCATTCGTCAGCATAATAGAATACTCCTTTTCCCATTATTTACACTCGCTCTGCCCACTATCACAGAGCGCTTTATCATTATAAAGCTTTGTGCAGCGATTTACAATAGAGGAAATCGGAAAATGTTTCAGTGAAGCCAAAATAAAAATGAATCCGCTTCACAGCGTCAGTGCCCGGCGGCGCTGGGGATCTCCTGCAATTCAAAGCGATATTCCTGCGCGGCATCGGGGTATTTTGCCCTGTCCACGGGGCTGAGGAACATGGCAAGGGGCCGCAGCCAGAGCCCGCCGTCCCCGTAGAGCTTGCGGTAGACCACAAAGGGCTCCCCCGTTTCGGAATCGTTGGCAACGGCCTCCACCAGATAAAAGTCGCCCTTGAAGTGCCGGTACACCCGGCCGATCTTGAGTTCGTTCGGCATTTGCGTTCTCCTTTCTGCAGGGATATTCAAAAAATCCCCCGCAGGCGGCTGGCGCTGGCGGGGGACAGGTGCATGATTTACTTCTTCAGCAGCTTCTCGCAGGCATCGGCGGCACCCTCAAGGTACTGGCCGGGGTAGGCCTCGATCATGCCGGCATCAGAGCAGGCAGCCAGCTGGGGGTCGATGGGGCACTTGGCCAGCACGGGCAGGCCGTGCTTTGCAGCCACTTCATCCACATGGCTCTCGCCGAACACGCTGATCTTCTTGCCGCAGTCGGGGCAGACGATGTAGCTCATGTTCTCCACGATGCCCAGCATGGGCACCTTCATCATCTCAGCCATGTTCACGGCCTTGGCCACGATCATGCTGACCAGCTCCTGGGGGCTGGCAACGACCACGATGCCGTCCACGGGCAGGCTCTGGAACACGGTCAGGGGCACGTCGCCGGTTCCCGGAGGCATGTCCACGAACAGGAAGTCTACGTCCTTCCAGACCACATCGGTCCAGAACTGCTTGACCGCACCGGCGATCACGGGGCCGCGCCACACAACGGGGTCCTCCTCGTTCTCGACCAGCAGGTTGATACTCATCACATCAATGCCCATCCGGCTCTGGATGGGCCAGCAGCCCTTTTCATCGGCCATGGCACGGCCATGGATGCCGAACAGCTTGGGGATGGACGGGCCGGTGATGTCGGCATCCAGGATGCCGCAGTGGTAGCCCCGGCGGGCCATGGCGCAGGCCAGCAGGGCACTGGTCATGCTCTTGCCGACACCGCCTTTGCCCGAAACAACGCCGATGACCTTTTTCACGCTGCTGTTGGGGTTGGGGGCATCGTGCTCAGGTGCGGCGGTGCGGGAAGAACATGCTGCCCCGCAGGTGGAACAGTCATGGGTACATTCTTCGCTCATACTCTAACCTTTTCTCCTTTATCTTAATTAGACAGATCGTCTTGACCAACCCATATCATACCATAAAACCGGGTGGGAAACAACCCACAGGGGCGCTCATCTTCACAAGAGTGCATATTGCCCGGGAAAGGCCGCATACACTGAACCGAACGCCTGTGCGGGGGAAGGAGGAATACCATGGGGCAGAGCTACCTGAAAAACGCCGCCCTCCTGACCGGGGCGGATGTCCTGCTGCGGCTGGCCGGGATGGGCCTGCGCATCTATCTGGCCAACGCCCTGGGCGGCGAGGGGATGGGGCTGTACCAGCTGGTGCTGGCGGTCTACGCGCTCTTTGTCACGCTGGCAACGGCGGGGGTCTCGGTGGCGGCCACCCGGCTGATGGCTGAGGAATTGGCCCGGGGCCGGGCACAGGCGCGGGGGATGCTGGTGCGGCTGGCGGGCACGGGGCTGCTGCTGGGCGCGGCGGCCATGGCGGCGCAGTACGGGCTGGCCGGGGCCGCTGCCCGGTGGTGGCTGGGAGATGTGCGGGCAGCGGGCGCACTGCGGGTGTCGGCCTTCGGGATGCCCTGGATGGCCCTCTCGGCTGTGCTGCGGGGGTTCTTTATCGCCCGGCGGCGGGTGGAGCCCAATGTGCTGAGCCAGCTGGTGGAGCAGAGCGTGCGCATCGGGATCATCTGGTACGCGCTGGAATGGGGGAACGCGCCGGACGTGACCGCCCGCTGCACGGCGGTGCTGGCCGCCACGGCGGTGAGCGAAGCGGTGTCGGCCTGCATCCTGCTGCTGTTTTACCGTGGGGAGGCGGTGCATGCGTTCGGCGCAGAAAAGGCCCGACGGCCTGCCGACCCTGCCCGGCGGCTCTGGGAGATCCTGTGGCCGGTGGAGGGCGGGCGGTGCCTTGCCAGCGCCCTGCACACGGCGGAGAACATGCTGGTGCCCGCCTGCCTGACGGTCTGCCTGCTGGATGCCGGGGGCCGCAGTGCCGCGGTGGCCCAGTACGGCAGCCTGAAGGGGATGGCCCTGCCTCTGCTCACCTTTCCCTTTGGGCTGCTGGGGAGCCTTTCGGTGCTGCTGATGCCTGAGATCACCCAGGCCCACATCCGGGGCGAGCGCGCCCGGCTGGACTGCCTGCTGGACCGGATGCTCCGGCTGACGGGCTGCTTCTCGGCGCTGGCTGGGGCGCTGTTCTGGGTGTGGGGCGAGCCACTGGCCCTGCTGCTCTACCACAGCCAGGAGGCCGGGTTCTATCTGCGGGTGCTGGGCCCGGCCATGCCGCTGATGTATCTGGAGAGCATGGTGGATGGTGCCATGAAGGGGATGGGGGAGCAGAAGGCCGTGTTCCGGTACAGCCTGTGGGACGCGGTGCTCCGCATTGCGGGGGTGCTGCTCCTCCTGCCCAGATGGGGGATGAAGGGCTTTTTGTGGGTGATCCTGCTGTCCAGTGCCTATACCTGCCAGATGAATACAGCCCGTCTGCTGCACGTCAGCGGGCTGAAGCCCAGGCTCTGGCGGTGGCTGGGGGCTCCGGCGCTGGCGGCACTGGTCTCAGCGGGGGCGGGCGAGGGCCTGCGCACTCTGCTGGCAGGGTGGCTGGGCAGCGGGAGCACGCCCACCCGGCTGGCGGCGCTCTGCGCGGGAGGCTTTGGCATGGCGGCAGTCTGCCTTGCCGTGCAGTGGCCGCTGGGGCTGGGCGAAGAGGTGCGGGCCATCCTGCGGACAGAAAAATCCCGCAGGGAGCAGCAGAAAAGCCCGGAGAATCGGAATTGTTCTGGACACAGGGGGGAGAATTGAGTATAATACAATGGATATTATGGCGGAACAGGCGCATGGGGCTTTGGCCCCTGCGGCCGGCAACGCCGGGAAAAACGGGTGCGGACAGATCCCGCC contains:
- the hcp gene encoding hydroxylamine reductase; translated protein: MDEQMFCFQCEQAAHCTACTGKAGVCGKSADTAAAQDRLTGALISYASQLIGEGRAPAPEQALLLMEGLFTTITNVNFDPQTVDQLTESIHAACPGIGFDYDMANLWHEPDEDIRSLKSFVLFSLRGMAAYNYHARVLGRIDPELDRFFCEALQAVGSECSIDALWALVQKTGKASYRCMELLDAANTGAFGQPEPVEVPLVIEKGPFIVISGHDLYDMKCLLEQTAGKGIHVYTHSEMLPAHGYPELKQKYPHLKGNFGTAWQNQQREFEDIPAPILFTTNCIMPLRESYADRVFTTSVVSYPGVPHIGPERDFSPVIAKALELGGYPEDTAMPGINGGRSVVTGFARSAVLSHANEIVAAVKSGQIRHFFLVGGCDGTRPSRRYYTEFAKLTPPDTVILTLACGKFRLNDLDLGTVAGLPRILDVGQCNDAYSAIQIALALADAFQCGVNDLPLSLVLCWFEQKAVCILIALLALGIQNIRLGPTLPAFLSPGVVRVLQEKYNLMAVTTPEQDLKAILGEG
- the gdhA gene encoding NADP-specific glutamate dehydrogenase yields the protein MLTNEYLKRVYDGLAQRNANEPEFLQAVREVLESIQPVVEKHPEYEKAGLIERLVEPERIITFRVPWVDDQGKVQVNRGYRVQFNSAIGPYKGGLRFHPSVNQGILKFLGFEQTFKNSLTTLPMGGGKGGSDFDPHGKSDMEVMRFCQSFMTELYRHIGQFVDCPAGDIGVGGREVGYMFGQYKRLTNSFQGGMLTGKGLTFGGSLARTEATGYGLCYFTAEALKCMRNDSFEGKTVVISGSGNVAIYACQKAQSLGAKVVTMSDSNGYVYDPNGIDLAYVKELKEVRRGRIKEYAETHAGVTYVADCSKVWTVPCDIALPCATQNEINKESAEALVKNGCTVVCEGANMPSTPEAIEVYLSNGVLYGPAKAANAGGVATSGLEMSQNSERLSWSFEEVDAKLKGIMEGIFHASYDASVAAGSEGNLMVGANCAGFLKVATAMMAQGITY
- a CDS encoding DUF1653 domain-containing protein encodes the protein MPNELKIGRVYRHFKGDFYLVEAVANDSETGEPFVVYRKLYGDGGLWLRPLAMFLSPVDRAKYPDAAQEYRFELQEIPSAAGH
- a CDS encoding Mrp/NBP35 family ATP-binding protein, which produces MSEECTHDCSTCGAACSSRTAAPEHDAPNPNSSVKKVIGVVSGKGGVGKSMTSALLACAMARRGYHCGILDADITGPSIPKLFGIHGRAMADEKGCWPIQSRMGIDVMSINLLVENEEDPVVWRGPVIAGAVKQFWTDVVWKDVDFLFVDMPPGTGDVPLTVFQSLPVDGIVVVASPQELVSMIVAKAVNMAEMMKVPMLGIVENMSYIVCPDCGKKISVFGESHVDEVAAKHGLPVLAKCPIDPQLAACSDAGMIEAYPGQYLEGAADACEKLLKK
- a CDS encoding putative polysaccharide biosynthesis protein, coding for MGQSYLKNAALLTGADVLLRLAGMGLRIYLANALGGEGMGLYQLVLAVYALFVTLATAGVSVAATRLMAEELARGRAQARGMLVRLAGTGLLLGAAAMAAQYGLAGAAARWWLGDVRAAGALRVSAFGMPWMALSAVLRGFFIARRRVEPNVLSQLVEQSVRIGIIWYALEWGNAPDVTARCTAVLAATAVSEAVSACILLLFYRGEAVHAFGAEKARRPADPARRLWEILWPVEGGRCLASALHTAENMLVPACLTVCLLDAGGRSAAVAQYGSLKGMALPLLTFPFGLLGSLSVLLMPEITQAHIRGERARLDCLLDRMLRLTGCFSALAGALFWVWGEPLALLLYHSQEAGFYLRVLGPAMPLMYLESMVDGAMKGMGEQKAVFRYSLWDAVLRIAGVLLLLPRWGMKGFLWVILLSSAYTCQMNTARLLHVSGLKPRLWRWLGAPALAALVSAGAGEGLRTLLAGWLGSGSTPTRLAALCAGGFGMAAVCLAVQWPLGLGEEVRAILRTEKSRREQQKSPENRNCSGHRGEN